ATCACAACCGCTAGTATCATGTGACGTTGCCATGTGGTACTCTTTGCAAGTAAAAGATCGTCATCGCATTATGTGGATCGCTATTGGTCTTCCAATCACCAAACAAAAGGGGATGATAAGATCTCCACCGCATAATATTGCTACGTAAATGGTTGAAAGTATTACATAGGCAACGCCACATGACACTCCGGAAACTCTGAATGATTACTCAAAGTGTACACAGGTGTTGGATTGGGCCAAATTGGAATGCAAAATTTCGATCGGCACGTTTACTTTTTAGCCGCTTGACAAATTAGCCGTTATCGGCCCATCTTTTCTTTGCCTCAAAGCCCAAAGTTATCATCGGGCTTTATATGCTGGGACATAGAGGGCCCATTATGTAGCCGTTTTGGATGGTTTTAAACTCGTATCTTCAAAGCGCGATGCCGAATTTACTGAAGTGTAATTCTCGCACGTTCAAAACGGGAGGTTAACGTATTAGTGAAGCTTGGCACGAGAAAAGAAATTCTGGTCTTCTGGTTCAGGCCAGAGTTACGGTGATCTGGACCAGCGGAACAgttttttttcgcgtttgttattTTGTTCCGGTTTTCGTACCCTATTATGAAATAAGGGTTTTGGGAAAAGGGTTTCATCCTTTATTCCTTACCTCCTTTCTCTGATATTGTGGCATCTATAGAATTACGAATCATAACAGGTTTTTTGTATCACTTCTCCACATTCCATAGTGattcctctccctcttctcgCTCATAGACGTACCCATCTTCGACAACCACACATACCTTGTGTCTCGTGTGATTCctaatttgatttcttttctcGTTCTTAATTTGCACTCATAATGTTGTTAAAAAAAAGCCTAGATTTTTATCCAGGGGGAAAAAATGGTACTGGAATAAAATTTTCACCCAGAAAAGTGAAGGAAATTTTTAGTACAAGAATAGGGGTGGACAACTGGACATAACAGGACCATGTCATCAAAAGATAAGAAAAGGCAACGAAAAATGTGATGGTAGGCCAGGGAAAGAGAGAGCTTGTGTGGGGAACATGACATCCACGCTTCCAATTACCCTCAAGATTCCACCACTCTTTCTTATCTTCCCCATCTCTTCTTCACTCTCCTTTCTCACTCCtgaaagaggaggagagagactGTCACctcaacagcagcagcaaatATACGAGAAAAATGGCACTTCAGTCACCCGTAAGGCTTCAAGCCACAAACTGTATGCCAACAGCTTCCGTGTTGTTATCCCCTACAGGCAGCAATGCCGGGTTGTGCCGCCCTTCGGATCGTTTCGCTCCTCCTCGTCCTTGTTGGCAGTCGCCTCGGGTTTCTGCTGCACCCAGGATTTCCATGCGCCTAGCTTCAAAGCAATCCTATATTTGCCGTGACTGCGGgtacaattctctctctctctctctctctctctctctctctctctctctctctctctttctctctctctcaggtgtATGGGGATTGCTAAATTATTGGGAAGTAACAGTTCATTAAGAAATTTGATGTTCATGGTTCTCTGATTGGGTGCAGGTATATATACAGTGACAGAACACCCTTTGAGAAGCTATCTGATAACTACTTCTGCCCAGGTCTTTACTCCACTTTCTGGGCggtttatattttcttttcgtTTGAGCAACAGGAAAGCCAATTCTACTCAAGGAACAATGTTTTAAACTAATACAACCAGAAATTCTCCAACAATCAATACTTGCTTGCTTTGAAGTTGCAAATTTGGCTTACCTTCAAATAGTGAGTATgtaaatctataatttttttttcccagaaaaGTGCACAAAATGCAGTGCTGCAATTATAGGTTAATATCAGAATGAGGGTTCCATTCAATATGAGCAAAGTTCTAACACcatattttcttattttaaaatttgaaaaaaagaagaagaagaagagaggatcTGGGTTTGAAGCTTTTGTCGACCTGAAAATGTCTAAATAGCATTTGTTTAGGGAGAGTTCATTACTAGTGCTGTCAAACTGTTCTTTTTTCAGTCTGTGGAGCTCCGAAAAGAAGATTCAGGGAGTACACACCTGCTGTATCCAAGAATGCTAATGCCACCGACGTCCGGAAGGCCCGGAAAGCTGAGCTCCAGAGAGATGAAGCTATAGGgtaacaactctctctctctctctctctctctctctctgattacAGTTAACCATATCTGCTTCTCACTTTGTATTTCATCAACTGGGGTACAGGAAAGCGTTGCCAATTGCAATTGTGATTGGGGCTGCTGCTCTTGCTGTGTTGTACTTCTACCTCAACAGTACCTTCTGAGCTGTGCCAAGGCTGCAACAAGTATTACGGTTGAACTCTATAGAGTGTTTACAGAACTAATCTTGTAGTAATTCCATTTATTTCTACTCATAGAATGCATACTAATGCATTGTATACGCTAGCTCCTTTCTTCCTCCATCTGAAATGTGAAATTTTGTTTGTGCGAAACCCGATGCTACCAAAGCGGCAAAAACCTTGTGAATCCAGCAGTCGAGAAAGTATCTACTCCAGTAGCTTTACAAGTAGGAGGCATCGGtcaaattgaagaaaaataaaatagaatgcGCAttagatgaaaaagaaaattgaataatcgAATTACAGTGCGAAAACCCTTGCAGTGTGGCAAATCTTTTCTCTTCACAAATCCTTTCATGAATCTAAGATGCACACAGTCCTAAGGTCCACAGAGCTGAGGATGGTGAACTACATCAAGCAAAATATGAAAGAAAACCTATTCATTTGAAGCCCACGCTGCATATCATGTGTATTGAAAATGTATCTGAGATTCTGAGCAACATTGATGGAAGGAGAGCATGTGAATTGATTCTGAAAGACTACAAGAATAAACGAAGTTCGATTTACATATCGTAATTGTAAGTTAAAGGCGATCATTCTCGGAGAACAAATGAACCCCCTATCCTTTTCTCCATGGACTGAGGAGGAAAATTTAGAGGAAACATGTCAACAAAACTTGAAGCAGGTGCAGGCTTAAATTCGTAAGGAGCTCCGTTAACTCCCCAAACCTGCAACGAAAGAAAAAGAACTGAGCCTTTAATCGATTCTGAAGCCAGGTTTCCATAACGTAATAATGCGTAGAAGCGTTCAAAGGGAAATACAAATGTGTCGAAACTAACTTGGTTTCCATCATCATCGTAGCCCCTATCCCATGAGTGTATCTCATTATTCTTCAGGACTGAAAGTTCAGAGGTGCAGTATGTTGCACCATTCTGTcaccaatgagagagagagatagtaaATTTCAGTAATTTATGAGAAGAGTATTACAGCTTTCACCAAGAACAGaatagccaagaaaaaaaaaaaagtacagacAAAGCAATGAAGACAGTAACACAAGGCAAATACCCAAGTATTAGGAAATCCGTCTGGTGGAGTTGAACCTTCATATAAGCAGCGTTTGCCACGTTCACAACGTTTGAGATAGATAGTTGTCAAATGTTCTGCAACATCCTGCCCATGATACAAACAACTCAATGTCAAATTATGTGACAATGACGGTAATAGAAGTACTAGACCAAAAGTCTTCAAAATAAGGTTAATTTTACTTTGGACACAAAATCTCACAGGGAATTAGCAGAGGACCAAAGTTCGTAGCAGCAATTACTCACGAACCTTATAGTTTCAAACTTTTGCAACATGACCATCCAGATGCACCAGGTATGGAATGTTCCATGATGGAACATTAGCCCAGGTGACAGCGCAGTTTAATTTTTCAACAGAATATATTGTTCTTTTCATAGCTTAGAATCTACTGGTCATTGCACAGTTTTCTACTGTGTGTGTGTTGGAGGCACAAATCTCTATTAGATgacaactttttccttcatgtTGATACCtgaatcataaaaaataaaaataaaaactacaaaaaatGTCTTCCAGCTCTGTTTTATGCATTAGGCAAACATGGGTTCTGGGTCTCTGAGATCCTTTCACTGACTTCTCCAATATATCACACAGGAACTTTTTTCAGGTTTGTAGATATGCATTGCTTCGCTTATATCCTTAGGAGTTGTAGACATCCAAATTGGTGCTGCACTTATCTTTCTTCAATCTACTTTTGAGGTCCTTTAATTTAGTTTCATGAGAAGTTTGTGGAACCACTTCCTTAGAAGGAAAAACCATAATTTGCATTTTTAAAATTACTTCACCCCTATGAGATAACAGGCATTGATCACAAGAAAATATCATGGAAGTCAAGAGAATCCAAGTTCATGTTATGTATTTCAAGATTATGGTCTGATGTGCCTGAAAGCTTACCCCAATAACTTCTTCTGGCTGTGATCGCTGGTCCTTTGGGCGATCACAGAAGTTCTTGTACTCTTCTGCATCTCTGATGGCATAGGTACTTAACTGCAGTCATTGAGTACGAGTCAGAAACAAGAGATGCTATTTGTCGCAACAAATATCATATGAAGTTCATGAATGACAAgggaagaaaaattcaaatcctACCAggcaaagaaaagggaaagtaaAATAATAGTCATATGAGAAACATGGATCAATAGAAATGCAAAACTGGATTAAGAATACTGAAGTACGAAGTTACAGTACAAAAAGCATATGGAAAGGAATCCAATGATCGCCCCAAAAGATGTACCAACGCAACTATTATGATTTATGGGGCCATGTTCGATAGATGAGTCTTGTAAGAAAACTATCAAATCAAGCATAGGTTCTAGTAGGAAACTGATGAGGACTCTCAGAGGCCCCCCAACATCTTATGCCCCATTTAGTCCATAAAACAAACAACAGTTAACTAATTGTATATGAAGCCAAAGAGGATGCAGGGAAGAGTGggaattaattttaaaaaaaatcaaatgaccTTCAACAAATAAAATCTCTTCGTAAAGTTGTACTCGTCCATATACTAGATCCTAACTTTCATAGGTGATGAGTAGTGCATTTGCGTAGCATGACTTGGAATAATTCCAGCAATGAAAAAACAGTAAAAAACTGAAACATGTAATGAACTTGAAGCCCACCTCAACATCACATTTCATCTCATTTGGACAAGGCTTCACCATGAAAAATCTCTGCAAGAAGAAAGCCATTAGAAATTTCTTGAAGCATTATTTTAGCTTCTTAAAACACTTTCCCCTTAATGATTTCTAACAGCTGAAACCTTCATGAACAAATTTAAGGGACCATgaagcaaggaaaaaaaaaaactcaataaaaCTAAAAGTCTGAAAGATGACACATGCGAAAAACTGCTTAAAGTACCTTTCCATTGATATACAATGCATGCATGCAAAAAAGCCAAGTCTCAGGTGTAAAGGAACTTCAGTCTGTACAAAACTGCTTATGGGACTAAAACGAAAAATAACTGCAGAAAACCGAAAGATGGAAAATGAGGAATTAAGTGTACCCTTTGCTTCCTCAAACACATGCATAAAAACAAGAAGACAAATGTGTGTAGGTAGGTTGGATGGGTAGCAAGGATAGTGGTATACCTGACGAAAGGGCTTATGAGGAGTCCTCCAGAAGGCCTGCCAAGGGCAACAAAAGATGTACCTCATTAAGCCATAATTTTCTCACATGCGAACCAAAATTGGAAAGCGAAATTCCATTGGGTGGCATACagactttttcaaaatatagaATCTCCGAACCATCCACCATCTCTGCAGCTGGACATGAAAGCCATCTACAGAAAtaaagttcaaacaaaaatgaaatagagAAAAAATCGTAGCCCTTTAAAAGAATCTTCTAAGTTCTTCAATAACATGATGAAAATATGCAATTTCTCTCGAGAGCAATGAAATTCTTCCGATCCTTTCATCTTACAAAAACACACAAGATTTTGCAAAACCGGCAATCTAACTGATAACCAAATTCAAGTTTCTTCAATTTCGTGAAGAACATTGTTAAACATGAATAATGGTATAAAAAATCACCTGCCACTAatttaaaaccaaaacaatcaaTTAAGTGGATAGTCTAGAAAAGTCCTAAAAATTTTGGGCCTATGGCACTGCAAAACGAAACAACTGCACACAAGTACCAGCACTAAAAGAGAAGTAAAAATAACTGTAAAAACACTGCACTTAAATAAATATGCATTGTTTAGTAGTAGCATGGATATGTAGGGACATTTGCATGGTCACTCACACAACCACATACACAAACATACATGATACAACCAAGTGCTGGAGTTGCACCGGTATCTCAATCCGGTCAAATTCGAATTAAGCATTGGAACATAGTAAACAATCAAGTGGGAAggatttgcttcttttttctaaagAAAAAGTACCTTAAATTGAAGTAATTATCAGGGTCTCTAGCTGCTTGCTCTTTCGAGTACTGTCAATTAACATCATAACGTATCGCAAGTAAGAATCAGCAGAAAAGTACAAGCAGAACCAAATGAGGAAAGAACACAcaaacatgtagagagagagagagagagagagagagagagagagagagagcaccttCTGGCCGGTGAGAGAGCGAGAGACGACGTGGGTATGGTCCCAACGAGTGTTGGACTTGGTGAGACGCCTGAGCAAGATTGCCCCACCAATCACCACCAGCGTCTTCAACACCACTCCCGGACCTGCTCCGCCCCACCCATTCTCGTTCGACTCCGAGCCCGAACCCGAGCCTGTACCCATATTCCCAACCTCTCCTACCCGCTAGCCTACCCTTTCCTCGGCCCATAAATCCTGCTGCCCTCCATCAATCTCTCAATACAGCTGAGAtatgcggggggggggggggggggggggggaaagcaCACTCCTTTTTCGTCCTCCGTAATCTAGTAGTATTTATGGACTCGAGTTTTCGAGCTCTGGGTGTCCGTCGGGCAGTAAGTTACAGGCACACGCAACACATACACCGCCGTTACCCCACCGGCCCACCCCCCACTTGCTTCTTGTGTTAGTGATTCGCAGGGTGGGGGTCACACCTCTTCCTACCACCGCTTGTTTCTTCTTGTTTCGTGGCACATGTACGCATTCGCATGGCTTGACTCGTTTGGAGATTTTGTGGTGTGGATAATCATAACAAATCCCCCCAAGTCCAGTTCAGCCCAGCCCAATCTACACGCCCATGAAAACTCAACCCATACCGGTAATTTTGGTATTAACATACTCTTTGTTATGAACGCACAGTATGTGCCTAACTACGGCTGCACAACTGTTGGACCAAATGTCCCGGTTCTCCCATTCTAGTTGATTGTGGatgaacataaaaaaataagacagGCATTTAGTTATTCTGAATCTAAACACTTAAAAGTCTGAAATCGGATTGTGCGCTCTCTCTACCTCTCCGTGCACACTCTCCTCTTAGAATACGATTTTCGATGGCATTCCGACATTTTTCCATTTGTGCAAATGCATAACAGAAGATTAATTCAATTAGCAATTCATTTATCTGGAAGATGTAGAATACGATTTTCGATGGCATTCCGACATTTTTCCATTTGTGCAAATGCATAACAGAAGATTAATTCAATTAGCAATTCATTTATCTGGAAGATGTCACTCCGTTTGGTTTAACATTTTGAGAGTTGcttttaactctcggcacaatttccaataaatatttctttctatctctctctactcattatcaTTCCAACTcttaaaaataactttctaaaatgtaaaccaaacaaaaccacgTTTTTGGTTACTTGGCACAATTTCtaatacataaaatttttatctTTGGGAAAACAACTTTGTAACCAAGCTCGGCCATGTGCTTAAGCCCACCAGAAGACCACCTGGGGCCACCAGGCCCAATAATAGGCGCCAAATAACGGAATATATTAGATATTATGCATGTCAAGTATTTTACAAAGTTTTAAAAtaagcggataaaaaaaaagtattttacaaaTAAGTGAGCATAGTTTAGTGGTATGTTGCGTGTCTAATAACGGTAAGGTTATGAGATTAAAACTCACGACCTTAGGAACCCAAAAGTTGTTACAAGCGGTCTGCCGCTCCACCAAAAGGCCATTTGGCTTCTTGTATCGAacaacaaatatatatacaaaacaaTGAGAGGCCCCATTTTCATACCTCGCTTAGGACTGCAAAAAATCTCAGAGTCGGGTCTATCTATAATGTGTCTCATAAGCCGTTTTTATCAATTTGTTCATCACCAAATTCGACAAGTCCAGAATTTTAGTACCAATATTGCTTTACACTTTCCCTTCTTGTTGTAGTGATTCtcgagaactttttttttttttttgaaaatgtcgaTTCTCGAGAGTTTGTGTCTAgcatttgttgttttctttttggctgGCAACTTAATGACTGATTAAAATTTGCTGAAGTGAGAGTAGCTTGGAAAAACATACTAGCAGAAGCACATGGGGGACCCTGTTTTACCAGATGAAGATAAGAGTTGATATCTGGTTAGCAGGACGTTATGGATCCAAGGCCAGTTGTATGTAACTAAGAACTGAGAACTAAAAGCCAATGGATCAAATTGTAAACACAAGTAGGATTGATTCATGGATATTGGTGGGGTACAACAGAAAAACAAACAGGTTCTAAAATCTCCCAAAAGACACACCGGCCATGTCGGCCTCATGTAAGGGAATGATCTTGTCTGGAGGGGCGACTAGGGACACCATCTTGTCCTCTTGATCAACACCCGTTCTAGCAAGTTTATCCAACCCTTTATTTCCTTCGCGTAGAGTGTGATTCAGTGAGCTTTCAGAATAAAACGTAAAGAGAAATTCCTGGAAATGCACGACTCAAAGACTACTAGTAGTATTCATCACGCCTCTCATCAAGCGACCATGAAGACCGACATTAACCACATATTCAATAAGTGGACTCTTCTTCTCCCCGGTCTCCTCAAAACAATATACGGGGGCTTGCCACCTTGCATCTTCAAGCACTCTTCCTACCTCAAATGTCATCACATGTGCAGAATATCCTGCAATTTAAGACTCCCAACtatcaaaaccccaaaaaaagtgCATTCAGCTTCAATCATAAACAACGAGAGGATGTTTGAGGACGATTCAGAATTAGGTGACCTTTTGCTACCAAGTTCACATTCAGAAATGCAAATATAGGCAACCCATCGCCTAATAGCTGAGAGGTAATGAATTAAGATaggttaaaataaaatcctagaCTCAATTCAAAATTGagtttaaaataaaattgtttttcactactcaaaatcaaatcaaattgagTTTCTATATTCTTTCCCACAAATTTGAAGCGAGACCAATTTGCGAATCCAAAATCTTTagggctgtgtttggatcaagcatttGTAGAGAGATTAATGTAAAAGAAAACGGAGGGGACAAATTGAAGGTACATTTCCCTTGACAAACAAATCCACGAATCCTAACTCCTGATCCAAACACAGTCTAGATTCTGAAGTAGTATTTGTTGACGGAGCAACTTAAATTATTTACTCCCGTCACTCCCTCATACTCTGGGCAATAGGCGGAACTTCATAAACGGGAATATGAGCAAAGTGTGATTATAGTGTTAAATGATGGTATACTTTTATGGTAGTTGTAACATATAATTACTGGCGGATATTATTTTGCACAGCGTAGCCCACTCCTCTGATCCTAGGTTAAACATAAACTCATTCAACTTTGAGTTTAAAACACATGAATTCCTTCACTactcaaaatcatatcaaattaAGTTCATGTACTTTTTCACCCATTTCAAGGGAGACCATTTTGCAAATCCAAAACccttgtgtttggatcaagcatgTGAAGAGGGATTTGCTGATAATGAAAAATGGAGGGCCAACCCCTACCATACATTGAAGGTATGTTTCGCTCGAAAAATCGCTCCACAAATCCTTAAACCTTGATCTAAACACAGCCTAAGGTAGTATTTGTTCACAGGGcaacttcaattttttcctcaacCAAAAAGGAGGGGGCGATAGCACATGGCGACCATCTTTGGGTGTGATAAAAGGAGCCCCTATCTGCTGAGGACAAGGGGGATCTAGTTCGATCTAACAAAGCAGTGCTGCACACTAGGGTTCGAAGTGGTCCAACAATACGGACTTGAGCCTATACATTATCCCCAACCCTGACTGGGGACTAGACGCGCGTATAGGTCCCAAGTctcttcaaagttcaaaagtcCCCCAACAGACGCAATCTCATATCCTACTagtgactaaactacttaaagaGTCAGCACCTTACTACTACACTACACTACTAGGTGGTGGGCAACTTCATTTATTTACTCTTCTGTATTCCTTTTCCCCTTCTTAACTAATCTGTTCTTTTACTTATTTGAGAAGTAGATGAAAGTCTGAGAGAGGAATACGAGTAAATGTTGAAGTTATGGATTAACAAGTTTCATATGCCATAAAGCTTATATCATGGTTGAAGATCAGTAGATCACCTAGTTTTATACAATAAGCAAGTCCACCTGCTAAATTTCCTGCCAAAGCTAACATTTGACATCAAGGATGGCAAACCATCACCACCCTTTTGGCAAATACAATTCTTGATGCCAAGTTTTGCATCAACTTTGGCAATTGCTGAAATTTCCACTTTATTGAAGTCATTTGATTTGCATGGAAAAATGAGAAGAGTTTAATCTAATGGTCCCCGATAAAAAATCGAATGGTCCGATTCAGAGATTGTGTGAAAATGGCCCCAAACCATGCAGTAGCATTGCTATATTGTTGCTATTTGACACTATAGCGACCTAATAAATGGCTTTGGCAGTTCTATTTCGGCACCAACGGGTGAACTTGCTCTACGCAGATATTAAACGTAAAATATACAATACCCAATAATTGACAAACACAAACCTGAatagaaaacccaaaaaacagGCCGTTTAGAAATCACATCCTCATAGTACCAAATAAACTCAACCTTCTCCCAAACATTGCACAGAAACCCGTCCATGTACCGCTGCCCGAGGTAATTCGCGCCGTCGAGCCAATCGGGCCGGAGGATACCGACCTCGAGGGCCAGCACACGGCACTCCCGGCTCGAGTCCAGGGTGTACACAAACGAAGTGCCGTTGTTCCACTCGAGGTCGTAGGTGAGCGTTCCAAGCTGGTTCTGGATGATGTTGAAGTTGCGGCCGTTGGGCCAGTCGTACCAGAGGTCGAGCGCTTGGAGGGTCCCGCTGCGGTTCATGAAGAGGAGCGAGTGGAATTGGTGGGGCCATGGGGTTGGGGTTGTGGGGGTTgatgagaaagagagggaggagagagagaggaggaggaggagggtgaggagagagagggagatggggTTGTTAATGATAGGGGTGGAGGCCATAGTCGTGGCTTGTTTGTGGTTCTGGGTAGAGACTAGAGAGTCTTGAGAGTTAAGACTAAAAGCTGCGGACCAAAAAACAAGACTGCTACTGCTCCGTCCATCTCAAAACggatgataattttttaaatttatgtcatttttcataagtttgaaaactttgtataatagaactaatcgaaaactattaaacaagattcatattgtatattttttgaaattcatattgaaagatattaggaattgaaattggcacaaatatcaaaaattgtcattcaaTTTGAAACGAAGGGAGTACTGTAAATTAGAAGCGCGGTGTACGGAATGAGAGTTTGGTATTTATAAACTTCGCATCTCTAACCTGCGAGCATAGTTATggataccgttccgtaccggccggtacgtaccgttttgacGAAGAACCGATACCCTAACCCCCAATTTCGTTCCAGTCCcaataccggccggtaccggacTTTTCAGGAAATACGGCCGGTAGCCGAAATTTTGCAGAGTTTTggtcccaaaaaaacaaaaaaaaaaaacatttttaaaaattttaacaaaacatGGGCTTAATCATAGTACGTGCGGGAGGCTTAGATCCCGGATGTATCCTTgggaaataaatgaaaaaaaattagctggGCAAACTTGATTTCAACTGTTAGCAAATTTAAGAGAAACTCGCGTCTTGAAATTGCGAGGTAGTTGCGAAATCGTGTTACGGCGCTTACATGAAGAACGCGAGGAACTCGCGTCTTCAAATTGCGAGGTAGTTGCGAAATCGTGTTACGGAAAGAACGCTTTTATGAAGAACAGAAGACGtccgaaataaaaaataaaagggcgCGGGTTTAGGAAGCGCGATTTCTTACTGACTAGACTTCGCATCTTCAACTTGCGAAGTCTGAGAAAGAAGGATTCCAGTCGGTTTTtggcaattttcaaactcatttttGAATTACTTTGATGATCCGATTCGTCCACATTGTACAAATTTCAAATTAGaacaattattttttatattgaaTTGATCGGATATCTATTGATGTTTAATCGGAGAagatatattttgaaaaaaaatggaaaaaaatgagCCGTGTACACTGGATTACAActgggaagatttttttttctctctcgttGTCCGTTATAAAATCCAAGTCGAGCTTGGGCTGAGGAAACAATCAAGATTTGGGTTTCAGGTGATCATTCAATCATACTATTAATTTTTTCCGCCGAGGCAACACGGACCAGCATTTGGGATCCCGGTGGAATAATTCTTGTAAATTCGAAGTTgtgaagaaaatgaaacaaaagaagGAGCAGCTACAAGCCCTCCAACCGTTTGATCAAATTGTCAGAGAGAGTGAGCCCTTGGTGGGAAGGAATAGTATTGAAGGGACTGATGGGCTGAAGTTAAGGGGTGATTCCGAAGGACAAATTCAAGAAAATTGTTCGTTAGAAGGTGTTGTTAAACATTCGAGAGTCGAGGTTGAGGACATGGCTTCAAGAAGCAAAAATGGTGCAACGGCTAAGTGTGTTCAGAGCTTGAAATTTCATCAGTTGGAATGCATATTTTCAGTTTCACATCATGAAATAGATGCATTCTCTCTAtcagtagtagtagtagtagtagtagtagtaattggAATGAGAAGGGGTAAAACATTGAGGATTTGTGCAGCATGCGTCGAAAGAGGTATGAGTTTCATGTATGATGAATTTGGTCCTTGGGATTGTGCTTGCaaggtgtttgataaaattacTAACCCATATTGGGCGACTCAATTGGTGTTTGACGAACTTATCGACCTGAGGCAATGGAGCACGGTTGGCGAATATCAGAAGCGATTTCTCGTACCAGCCAACAGAACTGAAGGAGTGTCGGAAATGTTTCTGATAAGCTGCTTCGTATGTGGGCTTGAAGGGGAAATTAGGAGCAGGTGTGCAACCGCTTCAACCTTATACTTTGGATCAAGCTGTGGGTTTGGCCGTGTTGCAAGAAATGAGCATTAAAGCAACTACCAAAGGAGATTTTGGCGGCCCATCTGCCCCGTGTGTACATCAGAG
This DNA window, taken from Rhododendron vialii isolate Sample 1 chromosome 8a, ASM3025357v1, encodes the following:
- the LOC131335265 gene encoding uncharacterized protein LOC131335265; the protein is MALQSPVRLQATNCMPTASVLLSPTGSNAGLCRPSDRFAPPRPCWQSPRVSAAPRISMRLASKQSYICRDCGYIYSDRTPFEKLSDNYFCPVCGAPKRRFREYTPAVSKNANATDVRKARKAELQRDEAIGKALPIAIVIGAAALAVLYFYLNSTF
- the LOC131335264 gene encoding chromophore lyase CRL, chloroplastic-like isoform X2 gives rise to the protein MGTGSGSGSESNENGWGGAGPGVVLKTLVVIGGAILLRRLTKSNTRWDHTHVVSRSLTGQKYSKEQAARDPDNYFNLRWLSCPAAEMVDGSEILYFEKAFWRTPHKPFRQRFFMVKPCPNEMKCDVELSTYAIRDAEEYKNFCDRPKDQRSQPEEVIGDVAEHLTTIYLKRCERGKRCLYEGSTPPDGFPNTWNGATYCTSELSVLKNNEIHSWDRGYDDDGNQVWGVNGAPYEFKPAPASSFVDMFPLNFPPQSMEKRIGGSFVLRE
- the LOC131335264 gene encoding chromophore lyase CRL, chloroplastic-like isoform X1; translation: MGTGSGSGSESNENGWGGAGPGVVLKTLVVIGGAILLRRLTKSNTRWDHTHVVSRSLTGQKYSKEQAARDPDNYFNLRPSGGLLISPFVRYTTILATHPTYLHTFVFLFLCMCLRKQRRFFMVKPCPNEMKCDVELSTYAIRDAEEYKNFCDRPKDQRSQPEEVIGDVAEHLTTIYLKRCERGKRCLYEGSTPPDGFPNTWNGATYCTSELSVLKNNEIHSWDRGYDDDGNQVWGVNGAPYEFKPAPASSFVDMFPLNFPPQSMEKRIGGSFVLRE
- the LOC131335267 gene encoding uncharacterized protein At4g14100-like, which gives rise to MASTPIINNPISLSLLTLLLLLSLSSLSFSSTPTTPTPWPHQFHSLLFMNRSGTLQALDLWYDWPNGRNFNIIQNQLGTLTYDLEWNNGTSFVYTLDSSRECRVLALEVGILRPDWLDGANYLGQRYMDGFLCNVWEKVEFIWYYEDVISKRPVFWVFYSGYSAHVMTFEVGRVLEDARWQAPVYCFEETGEKKSPLIEYVVNVGLHGRLMRGVMNTTSSL